From a region of the Pseudanabaena sp. ABRG5-3 genome:
- a CDS encoding VOC family protein, whose protein sequence is MEIDYIALFVSDLGRSLIFYRDGLGFRFEKPAKPDSAEGYSGKLKIGLYDRAWLPKLFGDLGKQVISGNPFLLSMTVNDLDQVYQELCDRQSRMPIDIISPPKIMPWGQKILFLNDPDGNLLEIVQTSSTPNL, encoded by the coding sequence ATGGAAATCGACTACATTGCTTTATTCGTGTCTGATTTGGGGCGATCGCTAATTTTTTATCGTGATGGGTTAGGCTTTCGCTTTGAGAAACCTGCTAAACCTGATAGCGCTGAGGGTTATAGTGGCAAACTGAAAATAGGTCTATACGATCGCGCTTGGTTGCCTAAATTATTTGGCGATCTCGGTAAGCAAGTTATTAGTGGTAATCCATTTTTACTATCGATGACCGTTAATGATCTTGATCAGGTATATCAAGAATTATGCGATCGCCAATCTCGTATGCCCATAGATATAATCTCACCACCGAAAATCATGCCTTGGGGGCAAAAAATCCTATTTTTAAACGATCCCGATGGCAATCTTTTGGAAATTGTCCAAACATCGTCAACCCCAAATTTATAG
- a CDS encoding U32 family peptidase, which produces MTVNPTISLETELTSPIIKAPELLAPAGTWECAKAAVENGADAIYFGLEKFNARMRAHNFTEADLPELMAFLHRRGVKGYVTLNTLIFTSELGSVESYLRSIIAAGVDAAIVQDVGLCRLIRHLSPDFPIHGSTQMTVTSGAGVEFAKSLGCDLVVLARECSITEIRKIQKHIGDRQISLPLEVFVHGALCVAYSGQCLTSESLGGRSANRGECAQACRMPYEMIVDGQPMDLGDRRYLLSPQDLAGLAVLPELIEAGVVSLKIEGRLKHPEYVASVTQVYRQAIDRVVQGLENQVSAVDRYQLEMAFSRGLYTGWLDGIDNQALVHARFGKKRGVYLGEITEIRDGRDKQVVLRLQAPLKAGDGVVFDAGKPADREEGGRVYAVESLDKDTLVTFGRRDVDLRRVRVGDRLWKTNDPELDKQLRQTYTSEKILFQRPIDIEIHGEIGQNLTAIARDGQGNIAQVDSTMPLEQANNKPLTTERLTEQLGRLGNTPFCLGTLHNHLQGAAMLPVSELNRIRRELVEQLDNLRSSPKRWQLNSHSYTDLLPNVLSKSESSPEIAPETIVLVRNLEQLKAVLTTDISTIYCEFEDPTSYQSAVEMAQQAAHDLEIWVAPPRITKPNENYILKQVRSSNADGYLIRNYDHLQFFAEERIIADFSFNIANPLTANYFKQSFLLERLTASYDLSIHQLESLLKKCPPQWFEITIHQHMPMFHMEHCVFCAFLSEGTDYTNCGRPCDKHEVKLRDRTGAEHVLLADAGCRNTVFNGTAQTGAEFVQRFLELGVRHFRLEFVNESPSQVLETINRYQQLLAGKISGSKLWKELKLQNQLGVTRGSLEE; this is translated from the coding sequence ATGACTGTCAATCCTACAATATCCCTAGAGACTGAGCTTACAAGCCCTATTATCAAAGCTCCTGAGCTACTTGCCCCTGCGGGGACTTGGGAATGTGCCAAAGCAGCCGTGGAAAATGGGGCAGATGCTATTTATTTTGGCTTGGAAAAATTTAATGCGCGGATGCGGGCGCATAACTTTACAGAAGCGGATTTGCCTGAATTGATGGCATTTCTACACCGTCGCGGTGTGAAAGGTTATGTGACCCTCAATACCTTGATTTTTACCTCAGAATTAGGCTCGGTGGAATCCTATTTGCGATCAATTATTGCGGCGGGAGTGGATGCAGCGATCGTGCAGGATGTGGGCTTATGTCGCTTAATTCGCCATTTGTCGCCCGATTTTCCCATTCATGGCTCAACCCAGATGACGGTGACTAGTGGCGCAGGAGTGGAGTTTGCAAAGTCCTTGGGCTGCGATCTGGTAGTTTTAGCGCGAGAATGCTCGATCACGGAAATTCGCAAAATTCAAAAACATATCGGCGATCGCCAGATTTCGCTGCCCCTAGAAGTGTTCGTGCATGGGGCTTTGTGTGTCGCCTATTCGGGACAATGTTTGACCAGTGAATCCTTGGGCGGGAGATCGGCAAATCGTGGCGAATGCGCCCAAGCCTGTCGGATGCCCTACGAGATGATTGTCGATGGTCAGCCGATGGATTTGGGCGATCGCCGTTATCTGCTTAGTCCTCAAGATTTGGCAGGGTTAGCGGTTTTGCCAGAATTGATCGAGGCGGGAGTGGTATCCCTGAAGATTGAAGGACGTTTGAAGCATCCTGAATATGTGGCGAGTGTAACGCAGGTATATCGCCAAGCGATCGATCGGGTGGTGCAAGGCTTAGAAAATCAGGTGAGTGCGGTTGATCGCTACCAATTAGAAATGGCATTTTCACGGGGTCTATACACAGGTTGGCTCGATGGTATCGACAATCAAGCCCTAGTCCATGCAAGGTTTGGCAAAAAACGTGGTGTATATTTGGGGGAAATTACCGAGATTCGGGATGGGCGCGATAAACAGGTGGTGTTGCGCTTGCAAGCGCCCCTGAAAGCAGGGGATGGTGTAGTTTTTGATGCGGGTAAACCTGCCGATCGCGAAGAAGGCGGACGGGTTTATGCAGTGGAATCGCTGGATAAAGATACGCTTGTTACCTTTGGGCGGCGTGATGTGGATTTGCGACGGGTGCGCGTAGGCGATCGCCTCTGGAAAACTAACGATCCTGAACTTGATAAACAATTGCGCCAAACCTATACCAGCGAAAAAATTCTCTTTCAGCGTCCCATTGACATCGAAATTCATGGCGAAATTGGACAGAATCTAACTGCGATCGCTCGCGATGGTCAAGGAAATATCGCTCAAGTGGATTCCACAATGCCCTTAGAGCAAGCAAATAACAAGCCATTAACAACGGAACGTTTAACAGAACAATTGGGAAGATTGGGAAATACGCCTTTCTGTTTGGGAACTCTGCACAATCATTTGCAAGGTGCGGCGATGCTGCCTGTGAGTGAACTCAATCGCATTCGCCGCGAACTGGTCGAGCAGTTAGACAACCTTCGCAGTAGTCCCAAACGTTGGCAATTAAATTCTCATTCCTATACTGATTTATTACCGAATGTATTATCTAAGAGTGAATCTAGTCCTGAAATTGCACCCGAAACTATTGTTTTAGTGCGAAATTTAGAACAATTAAAAGCAGTTTTAACCACTGATATTTCCACCATCTATTGCGAATTTGAAGACCCAACATCCTATCAGAGTGCGGTGGAAATGGCGCAACAAGCTGCCCATGATCTAGAGATTTGGGTTGCACCACCACGCATTACTAAACCTAATGAGAACTATATTCTCAAGCAAGTGCGCTCTAGTAATGCCGATGGTTATCTGATTCGCAATTATGACCATTTACAATTTTTCGCAGAAGAAAGAATTATTGCAGACTTCTCTTTTAATATCGCCAATCCTTTAACCGCTAACTATTTCAAGCAATCTTTTCTCCTCGAACGCCTCACCGCTTCCTACGATCTCAGCATCCATCAATTGGAATCCTTACTCAAAAAATGTCCTCCCCAATGGTTTGAAATCACGATTCATCAACATATGCCCATGTTCCACATGGAGCATTGCGTATTCTGTGCCTTTCTCTCGGAGGGAACTGATTACACTAATTGCGGTCGTCCCTGTGACAAGCATGAGGTGAAATTGCGAGATCGCACAGGAGCCGAACATGTCTTATTAGCCGACGCTGGTTGTCGCAATACGGTATTTAATGGCACGGCTCAAACAGGTGCAGAATTCGTGCAGCGCTTTTTGGAACTTGGTGTGCGACATTTTCGTTTAGAGTTTGTCAATGAGTCACCTTCGCAGGTATTGGAAACAATTAACCGTTATCAACAACTGTTAGCTGGCAAAATTTCTGGCTCTAAGCTTTGGAAGGAATTAAAGTTGCAAAATCAACTTGGGGTAACCAGAGGTTCTTTGGAGGAGTAA
- a CDS encoding YdcF family protein, with translation MESLIFFAFLWLLWLISPRLWKRRVILPVAIIGLILLFATSPLMLALANQGLIFSLPQDSGEKVDAIVILGRGEPLRDRRVEFGAEIWEQKRAPILFVSGMLDAEEILTLLAQKGLPKSKISGERCSQTTEENAQFTTALLYPKGIQKILLLTDAPHMLRAQILFQNYGFKVIPHVIPLPLQWSNLKQLRVVLREYAALLNYQWNGYLRPRTQEEIVNPSEKVSDRLKNWNCRLNI, from the coding sequence ATGGAATCATTGATTTTTTTTGCTTTTCTCTGGTTACTTTGGCTAATCAGTCCTCGCTTATGGAAACGTCGAGTTATTTTACCAGTCGCTATTATTGGATTAATTTTGCTATTTGCAACCTCTCCTTTGATGCTTGCTTTGGCAAATCAAGGCTTAATTTTTTCTCTGCCGCAAGATTCTGGTGAAAAAGTTGATGCCATTGTCATTTTAGGTCGAGGTGAGCCATTACGAGATAGGCGAGTAGAATTTGGTGCTGAAATCTGGGAACAAAAACGTGCCCCTATTCTGTTTGTGAGTGGAATGTTAGATGCAGAAGAAATACTTACCCTGTTAGCACAAAAAGGACTTCCTAAGTCAAAAATAAGTGGTGAGAGATGTTCACAAACAACAGAAGAAAATGCCCAGTTTACGACAGCATTACTTTACCCGAAAGGAATTCAGAAAATATTATTGTTGACAGATGCACCTCACATGCTACGAGCGCAAATTTTATTTCAGAACTATGGTTTTAAAGTTATTCCTCATGTGATACCTTTACCTTTGCAATGGAGTAACCTCAAGCAACTCAGAGTGGTATTGAGAGAGTACGCTGCCTTATTAAATTATCAATGGAATGGATATTTACGTCCCAGAACCCAAGAGGAGATTGTGAATCCATCAGAAAAAGTTAGTGATCGCCTTAAGAATTGGAACTGCCGACTGAATATATAG
- a CDS encoding AIPR family protein, producing the protein MNINASIIDQRLASVIDNIRQQASEELRIRDEAKLKSLSFVYLCVKTILDLEDEQTFDCLTEGGGDFGVDAMHISEEHDGEFTVSLFQAKYKNNLEVNSNFPEEGIESLINAIKYLFNPTARLDYINQRLLAKVEEARSLIRDGYIPQIRALACNNGLKWNSSAQEAIDRAGFGDQATWEHVNHDRLVNILQASKPVKDTLQLSGKAIIEDMSFSRVLVGRISVTEIASLIARHGERLLERNIRRYLGLQGNRVNEGIRDTLNSEERNNFYFYNNGITLTCDKFAYNGLQDRNYPVRVENLQIINGGQTCMTIFKTLQEPNLFQKILPQDTQAYVLLRLYELPSDNINLVQKITYATNSQNPVDLKDLRANDERQQRLEINIQQLGFNYRRKRSETSAKSTDISSGVAAEAVLSIWREKPHQAKFFSREHFGKLYDSIFTESLNGAQVVLAVQLYRIAENRRKRPESQDPDFIRYASCFIAMQMGRRLLHDLQIKMNDISHLNFHHAQKLIEQNGEAYFNHAVQDIQLALESLYGSNEISLQQLSATFRRGDLIDKLQQIKIN; encoded by the coding sequence ATGAATATAAATGCTTCTATCATTGATCAACGCTTAGCATCGGTAATAGATAATATTCGTCAACAAGCTAGTGAAGAACTTCGCATTCGTGATGAGGCAAAGCTCAAATCACTGTCATTTGTGTACTTATGCGTCAAGACTATTTTAGATTTAGAAGACGAGCAAACCTTTGATTGTTTAACCGAAGGTGGGGGAGATTTTGGCGTAGATGCGATGCATATCTCTGAGGAGCATGATGGCGAATTTACCGTTAGTTTATTTCAAGCCAAGTATAAAAATAACTTAGAGGTAAATTCTAATTTCCCAGAAGAAGGAATCGAAAGTCTAATCAATGCCATTAAGTATTTGTTCAATCCTACCGCCCGACTAGATTATATTAATCAAAGACTCCTTGCTAAAGTGGAAGAAGCACGTAGTTTAATTCGTGATGGATATATTCCTCAAATTCGTGCCTTAGCTTGTAATAATGGATTGAAATGGAATAGTTCTGCCCAAGAAGCAATTGATCGCGCTGGCTTTGGGGATCAAGCGACATGGGAACATGTCAATCACGATCGCCTCGTCAATATCCTCCAAGCATCGAAACCCGTCAAAGATACCTTACAGTTAAGCGGTAAAGCGATCATCGAAGATATGAGCTTTAGTCGAGTACTCGTAGGCAGGATTTCAGTAACAGAAATCGCTTCTTTAATTGCAAGACATGGAGAACGTTTACTTGAAAGGAATATTCGTCGTTATTTAGGATTGCAAGGTAATCGGGTTAATGAAGGTATTCGTGATACTTTGAATAGTGAAGAAAGAAATAATTTTTATTTTTATAACAACGGTATCACCTTAACTTGTGACAAATTTGCTTATAACGGATTGCAAGATCGTAATTATCCAGTACGTGTTGAAAATCTCCAAATAATTAATGGTGGACAAACCTGTATGACGATCTTCAAAACTCTACAGGAACCAAATTTATTTCAAAAAATATTACCTCAAGATACTCAAGCTTATGTCTTATTAAGACTCTATGAATTACCAAGTGATAATATTAATCTCGTCCAAAAAATCACCTATGCTACTAATAGCCAAAATCCAGTGGATCTTAAAGATTTGCGTGCTAATGATGAGCGTCAACAAAGATTAGAAATAAATATTCAACAATTGGGATTTAATTATCGACGTAAACGTTCTGAAACTAGCGCAAAATCTACAGATATTAGTTCAGGAGTGGCGGCGGAGGCGGTACTATCTATTTGGCGAGAAAAGCCGCACCAAGCTAAGTTCTTTTCGCGCGAACACTTTGGTAAACTCTATGACTCAATCTTTACAGAAAGTCTCAATGGAGCACAAGTAGTTCTAGCTGTGCAACTATATCGAATTGCCGAAAATCGACGCAAGCGTCCAGAGTCGCAAGATCCTGACTTTATTCGTTATGCTTCATGCTTTATCGCGATGCAAATGGGAAGGAGGCTTCTCCACGATCTCCAAATTAAAATGAATGATATTAGTCACCTTAATTTCCATCATGCTCAAAAATTGATTGAACAAAATGGAGAAGCATATTTTAATCATGCAGTACAGGATATTCAACTAGCCCTTGAGTCTTTGTATGGTAGTAACGAAATTTCTCTACAACAACTTTCAGCAACTTTTCGACGTGGTGATTTAATCGATAAGCTTCAGCAAATCAAAATCAACTAG
- a CDS encoding D-alanyl-D-alanine carboxypeptidase family protein — translation MPTQNDIPIAQRVSDPQRSPQKQVPANPVVRSLQAVPWWGYGLAVLAFLSPIVSTRIWFALNANATNPPQAVSTAEKVSSTEPKAEPQTERPSTIPTVAPFISTSTPPSSSKAASDNPDVVANEPDSPPDLFGHHPYKEAPANQLRTISRASDGYEIKLREAAAKSYLAMEAAAKADGVDFVVISGFRTIAEQQQLFFEISKQRNQTPAQRAKVSAPPGHSEHHTGYAMDLGDASVPSANLSTSFEKTAAFQWLQNNAAKYGFEMSFPPNNSQGVMYEPWHWRFVGDDESLATFYKKQPRSGSFIKKS, via the coding sequence ATGCCTACCCAAAATGATATCCCCATTGCCCAAAGGGTCAGCGATCCCCAGCGATCACCCCAAAAGCAAGTACCAGCCAATCCTGTTGTGCGATCGCTACAGGCGGTTCCTTGGTGGGGATATGGTTTAGCAGTATTAGCCTTTCTCTCGCCGATCGTTAGCACCCGCATTTGGTTTGCCCTGAATGCTAATGCCACCAATCCCCCGCAGGCAGTATCCACAGCTGAAAAAGTTTCCTCAACAGAACCCAAAGCAGAACCTCAAACCGAGCGTCCCTCAACTATTCCAACAGTTGCACCATTTATAAGTACGAGTACACCCCCCTCCTCGAGTAAAGCAGCTAGTGATAATCCTGACGTAGTTGCCAATGAGCCTGATAGTCCTCCCGATCTCTTTGGACATCACCCTTACAAAGAAGCTCCTGCTAATCAACTACGCACCATTAGTAGAGCAAGTGATGGCTATGAAATCAAACTGAGGGAGGCGGCGGCAAAAAGTTATCTGGCTATGGAGGCGGCGGCAAAGGCTGATGGTGTTGATTTTGTGGTGATTTCTGGGTTTCGGACGATCGCTGAGCAGCAACAACTTTTTTTTGAGATCAGTAAGCAACGTAATCAAACCCCAGCCCAACGCGCTAAGGTCAGTGCGCCCCCTGGACATAGTGAGCATCACACGGGCTATGCCATGGATCTAGGTGACGCATCGGTTCCAAGTGCCAATCTGTCAACTAGTTTCGAGAAAACTGCTGCTTTTCAATGGCTGCAAAATAATGCAGCTAAGTACGGCTTTGAAATGTCCTTCCCACCCAATAATTCTCAGGGTGTGATGTATGAGCCTTGGCATTGGCGCTTTGTCGGTGATGATGAAAGTCTGGCTACTTTCTACAAAAAGCAACCACGTAGTGGCTCATTTATTAAAAAGTCATGA
- a CDS encoding folate/biopterin family MFS transporter, protein MLIQSDWLKRLRGHSFDLELGAIAIIYFVQGAMAISQLAVSFFLKDDLGLSPAEVASMIGITMLPWTIKPLYGLISDGFPIFGYRRRPYLLLSSVLGIFAWSSMGLWVKTPFWAIAMIAAGSLSLACSDAITDALIVQRARLEPEGDAGSLQSFSWIASSIGAIMSAYLSGYLLEHFGAKFVFEITAILPLLVGISAFAIADPPMSTVYIVAPDKSATNLESTTPATLSRNSQLWMSLKFNFSQLRQAFTNKAIWLPTLFLFIWQATPSSDTAFFYFTTNELKFNPEFLGTIKFFASWAGLLGVWLFQRFFKAVPTRKIFFWTTIISTVLGLTSLLLVTHTNRALGIDDRWFSLGDSLILTVAGRIAFMPVLVLAARLCPEGIEATLFALLMSVINISALCSFQLGAVLTHFLGVTESNFDNLWILITIANISSLLPLPFLKWLPDEKNGKFHQSNQTTALPESQSLDIKNELAGEQPEVVLQEKS, encoded by the coding sequence GTGCTAATCCAATCAGACTGGCTCAAAAGGCTACGAGGTCACTCGTTTGACCTAGAGTTAGGGGCGATCGCTATTATTTATTTTGTCCAAGGTGCAATGGCAATCTCGCAGCTTGCCGTCAGTTTTTTCCTTAAGGATGACTTAGGGCTAAGTCCTGCGGAAGTTGCCTCAATGATTGGGATTACGATGCTACCTTGGACAATTAAACCCCTCTATGGTTTGATTTCTGACGGATTCCCTATATTTGGTTATCGTCGTCGTCCCTACCTATTGCTGTCAAGTGTATTGGGGATTTTTGCATGGTCAAGTATGGGGCTTTGGGTGAAAACTCCATTTTGGGCGATCGCCATGATTGCTGCTGGCTCTCTTTCACTGGCTTGCTCGGATGCAATTACTGATGCCTTGATTGTGCAACGCGCAAGACTAGAACCAGAGGGAGATGCAGGCTCTTTGCAATCCTTTAGCTGGATTGCCTCATCCATTGGCGCAATTATGTCCGCTTATTTGAGTGGATATTTGTTAGAGCATTTTGGCGCGAAGTTTGTATTTGAGATTACGGCGATTTTGCCTCTGTTAGTAGGGATTTCTGCCTTTGCGATCGCTGATCCACCGATGTCTACGGTATATATTGTTGCGCCTGACAAATCAGCAACTAATCTCGAATCGACAACACCTGCGACGCTATCCCGCAATTCACAGCTATGGATGTCGCTGAAGTTTAACTTTAGTCAGTTACGCCAAGCCTTTACCAATAAAGCTATTTGGCTACCAACACTTTTCTTGTTTATTTGGCAAGCAACGCCCAGTTCTGATACCGCATTTTTCTATTTCACTACGAATGAACTGAAATTTAACCCTGAATTTTTAGGAACAATCAAGTTTTTTGCAAGCTGGGCTGGTTTGCTGGGAGTATGGCTATTTCAACGCTTCTTTAAAGCAGTGCCAACCCGCAAAATTTTCTTTTGGACTACGATTATTTCCACAGTTTTAGGATTAACCAGTTTATTGCTTGTGACCCATACTAATAGAGCCTTAGGCATTGACGATCGCTGGTTTAGCCTCGGTGATAGTCTGATTTTGACGGTTGCAGGCAGAATTGCGTTTATGCCTGTTTTGGTTTTAGCAGCGAGACTTTGCCCTGAGGGGATCGAAGCGACTTTATTTGCACTGTTGATGTCGGTCATTAATATCTCAGCGCTCTGTTCATTTCAATTAGGGGCTGTGCTGACCCATTTTCTAGGGGTTACGGAATCCAATTTCGATAATCTTTGGATATTGATTACAATTGCAAATATCAGCAGTCTATTGCCACTCCCATTCTTAAAATGGTTGCCTGACGAAAAGAATGGTAAGTTTCACCAGTCTAATCAAACGACAGCTTTACCTGAGTCGCAATCTTTAGATATCAAAAATGAGTTGGCTGGAGAGCAGCCTGAAGTGGTTTTACAAGAAAAGTCATAG
- a CDS encoding class I SAM-dependent rRNA methyltransferase, which translates to MAKLREIVVSTQLKERLAQGHPWIYRDRLPREARFETGEWVRVKCGGWTGFGLWDNKGPIAIRIFSQRQLPDPRWLKARVQAAWELRSQLREQNCTAYRWLFGEGDGLAGITVDLYGEYAVVQTYMEGASVLLDWLVNALIAVAPLQGILWRTKHLENAESENPQESKTQLLWGREPKGDITVKEHGLLFQVNLQTGQKTGLFLDHRENRRFVGEISKDKTVLNCFSYTGAFSLYALRGGASHVTNVDIGKHLAAVADTNVRLNNFDRDRHNFVTADCFDVLHRYAQEQQTFDIVILDPPTFAKSKQNRFAAIRAYTKLNAIALKCVAPNGLLVSASCTSQVSPEAFKEMLATAAESSDRRIQIIHEAGQPLDHPVPAAFAEGRYLKFVVGKVNQIV; encoded by the coding sequence ATGGCAAAGTTACGCGAAATTGTTGTTTCTACTCAACTTAAAGAACGTTTGGCTCAAGGTCATCCTTGGATTTATCGCGATCGCTTACCGAGAGAGGCACGCTTTGAGACGGGGGAATGGGTGCGGGTCAAGTGTGGCGGCTGGACGGGATTTGGACTATGGGATAACAAAGGTCCGATCGCTATTCGGATATTTTCGCAGCGACAGTTACCCGATCCACGTTGGCTGAAAGCGCGAGTACAGGCTGCATGGGAACTGCGATCGCAGTTGCGCGAACAGAATTGCACTGCCTATCGGTGGTTGTTTGGCGAAGGGGATGGCTTAGCAGGGATTACCGTTGATCTGTATGGGGAATATGCGGTGGTGCAAACCTATATGGAGGGAGCCAGCGTTCTGCTTGATTGGTTAGTGAATGCCCTAATAGCCGTCGCTCCTTTACAGGGGATTTTATGGCGGACAAAGCATTTAGAGAATGCCGAAAGTGAAAATCCGCAAGAGAGCAAAACTCAGTTGCTATGGGGTAGGGAGCCGAAGGGGGATATTACGGTCAAGGAACATGGGCTATTGTTTCAGGTCAATTTGCAAACGGGACAAAAAACTGGCTTATTCCTCGATCATCGCGAAAACCGTCGCTTTGTTGGGGAAATTAGCAAAGATAAAACGGTGCTGAATTGTTTTTCCTATACGGGTGCGTTTTCACTCTACGCATTGCGTGGTGGTGCGAGTCACGTGACCAATGTAGATATTGGCAAGCATTTAGCGGCTGTCGCCGATACGAATGTGCGTTTGAATAATTTCGATCGCGATCGCCATAATTTTGTAACTGCCGATTGCTTTGATGTGTTGCATCGCTACGCACAGGAGCAACAAACCTTTGATATTGTGATCCTCGATCCGCCCACTTTTGCTAAGAGTAAACAAAATCGGTTTGCGGCAATTCGTGCTTATACGAAGCTAAATGCGATCGCCCTTAAATGTGTCGCGCCCAATGGTCTGTTAGTTTCGGCAAGTTGTACTAGCCAAGTTAGTCCCGAAGCCTTTAAGGAAATGCTTGCCACTGCTGCGGAATCAAGCGATCGGCGTATCCAAATTATCCATGAAGCAGGTCAGCCCCTCGATCATCCTGTGCCTGCTGCCTTTGCCGAAGGGCGCTATTTAAAGTTTGTAGTCGGTAAAGTTAATCAGATTGTCTAG